From a region of the Syngnathus scovelli strain Florida chromosome 19, RoL_Ssco_1.2, whole genome shotgun sequence genome:
- the tmem200b gene encoding transmembrane protein 200A isoform X1, with protein MSSLNRALTGHHHLEPSSGVTLSMKTQSGKGATAASSGRRKPRFTLRGRKKKEGVIRGKLRLRSIAGAFLVLGVMVVTVGTALAVAGYRMSRLSIAGAAEGNRLSQPRGNWSLGAKGFLSSVSMMHCERMKLLGPVIMGVGLFILICANTVLYENRDRETQMLLAQMRNVICSVSAAVPSADLRQMALANAVSKHHWVSTLPAAQLNSLCRQQLASSEPVLQSGAGVYRQTEALHHQESSSSLAAAAPPTSTDSSSCNSSRMDLDAQREAQLSFKSRADAQLANCLMSASSMSTLGVDDVDSPAAQPRRCHSMSYRTKPYVAQSSLSAEKADQSQWRREPLSRVSVVNIPGQVADASDEHPHQSWPRLDLGVGRRYLKLDNKEDSVDKLLDQLEQQSSQWDKSFGSGPFQ; from the exons ATGAGCAGTTTGAATCG GGCTCTGACTGGGCATCATCACCTGGAGCCAAGCTCCGGCGTGACCCTCAGCATGAAGACCCAAAGCGGCAAAGGCGCCACAGCAGCATCGTCGGGCCGGCGAAAGCCCCGCTTCACCTTACGGGGCcgaaagaagaaggagggcgtgATCCGAGGCAAGCTTCGCCTACGTTCCATCGCCGGAGCCTTCTTGGTGCTCGGGGTCATGGTGGTCACGGTGGGCACCGCTCTGGCCGTGGCCGGATACCGAATGTCACGTTTGTCCATCGCGGGAGCCGCCGAGGGCAATCGTCTTTCCCAACCACGGGGGAATTGGAGTCTGGGAGCCAAGGGCTTCCTGTCCTCCGTCAGCATGATGCACTGCGAGCGGATGAAGCTGCTGGgtcccgtcatcatgggggtggGACTCTTCATCCTCATCTGCGCCAACACCGTCTTGTACGAGAACCGCGACAGAGAGACTCAAATGCTCCTGGCTCAGATGCGCAACGTCATCTGCTCCGTGTCTGCGGCCGTACCCTCGGCGGACCTCCGACAAATGGCCTTGGCCAACGCCGTGTCCAAACATCACTGGGTGAGCACTTtgcccgccgcccagctcaacaGCTTATGTCGACAGCAGCTGGCCAGTTCCGAGCCCGTCCTGCAGAGCGGAGCCGGCGTCTACCGGCAGACGGAAGCTCTCCATCATCAAGAGTCGTCGTCGTcgttggcggcggcggcgcctccgacCTCCACCGATTCCTCCTCCTGTAATTCCAGCCGGATGGACTTGGACGCTCAGCGTGAAGCCCAGCTGAGTTTCAAGAGCCGGGCCGACGCCCAGCTGGCTAACTGCCTGATGTCGGCCAGCTCCATGTCCACCCTGGGCGTGGACGACGTGGACAGTCCAGCCGCTCAACCTCGACGCTGCCACAGTATGAGCTACAGGACTAAACCTTACGTAGCGCAAAGTTCTTTGTCGGCAGAGAAAGCAGATCAGTCCCAATGGAGAAGAGAGCCGCTCTCCAGAGTCAGCGTTGTTAACATTCCCGGACAGGTTGCGGACGCCTCGGACGAGCACCCTCATCAAAGCTGGCCTCGGCTAGACCTGGGCGTAGGCAGACGCTATCTGAAGTTGGACAACAAAGAGGACTCTGTGGACAAACTGCTGGATCAGTTAGAGCAGCAATCTTCTCAGTGGGATAAGAGTTTTGGTTCAGGACCTTTCCAGTGA
- the tmem200b gene encoding transmembrane protein 200A isoform X2 — MKTQSGKGATAASSGRRKPRFTLRGRKKKEGVIRGKLRLRSIAGAFLVLGVMVVTVGTALAVAGYRMSRLSIAGAAEGNRLSQPRGNWSLGAKGFLSSVSMMHCERMKLLGPVIMGVGLFILICANTVLYENRDRETQMLLAQMRNVICSVSAAVPSADLRQMALANAVSKHHWVSTLPAAQLNSLCRQQLASSEPVLQSGAGVYRQTEALHHQESSSSLAAAAPPTSTDSSSCNSSRMDLDAQREAQLSFKSRADAQLANCLMSASSMSTLGVDDVDSPAAQPRRCHSMSYRTKPYVAQSSLSAEKADQSQWRREPLSRVSVVNIPGQVADASDEHPHQSWPRLDLGVGRRYLKLDNKEDSVDKLLDQLEQQSSQWDKSFGSGPFQ, encoded by the coding sequence ATGAAGACCCAAAGCGGCAAAGGCGCCACAGCAGCATCGTCGGGCCGGCGAAAGCCCCGCTTCACCTTACGGGGCcgaaagaagaaggagggcgtgATCCGAGGCAAGCTTCGCCTACGTTCCATCGCCGGAGCCTTCTTGGTGCTCGGGGTCATGGTGGTCACGGTGGGCACCGCTCTGGCCGTGGCCGGATACCGAATGTCACGTTTGTCCATCGCGGGAGCCGCCGAGGGCAATCGTCTTTCCCAACCACGGGGGAATTGGAGTCTGGGAGCCAAGGGCTTCCTGTCCTCCGTCAGCATGATGCACTGCGAGCGGATGAAGCTGCTGGgtcccgtcatcatgggggtggGACTCTTCATCCTCATCTGCGCCAACACCGTCTTGTACGAGAACCGCGACAGAGAGACTCAAATGCTCCTGGCTCAGATGCGCAACGTCATCTGCTCCGTGTCTGCGGCCGTACCCTCGGCGGACCTCCGACAAATGGCCTTGGCCAACGCCGTGTCCAAACATCACTGGGTGAGCACTTtgcccgccgcccagctcaacaGCTTATGTCGACAGCAGCTGGCCAGTTCCGAGCCCGTCCTGCAGAGCGGAGCCGGCGTCTACCGGCAGACGGAAGCTCTCCATCATCAAGAGTCGTCGTCGTcgttggcggcggcggcgcctccgacCTCCACCGATTCCTCCTCCTGTAATTCCAGCCGGATGGACTTGGACGCTCAGCGTGAAGCCCAGCTGAGTTTCAAGAGCCGGGCCGACGCCCAGCTGGCTAACTGCCTGATGTCGGCCAGCTCCATGTCCACCCTGGGCGTGGACGACGTGGACAGTCCAGCCGCTCAACCTCGACGCTGCCACAGTATGAGCTACAGGACTAAACCTTACGTAGCGCAAAGTTCTTTGTCGGCAGAGAAAGCAGATCAGTCCCAATGGAGAAGAGAGCCGCTCTCCAGAGTCAGCGTTGTTAACATTCCCGGACAGGTTGCGGACGCCTCGGACGAGCACCCTCATCAAAGCTGGCCTCGGCTAGACCTGGGCGTAGGCAGACGCTATCTGAAGTTGGACAACAAAGAGGACTCTGTGGACAAACTGCTGGATCAGTTAGAGCAGCAATCTTCTCAGTGGGATAAGAGTTTTGGTTCAGGACCTTTCCAGTGA